One Lemur catta isolate mLemCat1 chromosome 15, mLemCat1.pri, whole genome shotgun sequence genomic window carries:
- the SMCR8 gene encoding guanine nucleotide exchange protein SMCR8, whose translation MISAPDVVAFTKEDEYEEEPNNEPALPEEYSVPLFPFASQGANPWSKLSGAKFSRDFILISEFSEQVGPQPLLTIPNDTKVFGTFDLNYFSLRIMSVDYQASFVGHPPGSAYPKLNFVEDSKVVLGDSKEGAFAYVHHLTLYDLEARGFVRPFCMAYISADQHKIMQQFQELSAEFSKASECLKTGNRKAFAGELEKKLKDLDYTRTVLHTETEIQKKANDKGFYSSQAIEKANELASVEKSIIEHQDLLKQIRSYPHRKLKGSDLCSREVVHTQDQADQASTTSNPDESANTDLYTCRPAYTPKLIKAKSTKCFDKKLKTLEELCDTEYFTQTLAQLSHIEHMFRGDLCYLLTSQIDRALLKQQHITNFLFEDFVEVDDRMVEKRESIPSKPSQDRPLSMSPEECPIPKVLISVGSYKSSVESVLIKMEQELGDEEYKEVEVTELSSCDPQENVDYLDMDMKGSISSGESIEVLGTEKSTSVLSKSDSQASLTVPLSPQVVRSKAVSHRTISEDSIEVLSTCPSEALIPDDFKASYPSAINEESYADDNEGVINFRANISPPELGEAEEGSLENTPSQIDSSCCIGKESDGQLVPLSTPAHALSDEDGVVSIPPQRHRQKDQGFHVDFSVENTSPSSRDNSCEGFPAYELDPSHLLASRDVSKTSLDNYSDTTSHMSSVASTSSDRIPSSAHPAGLSSERHKKRAGQNALRFIRQYPFAHPAIYSLLSGRTLVVLGEDEAIVRKLVTALSIFVPNYGCYAKPVKHWASPPLHIMDFQKWKLIGLQRVASPAGAGTLHALSRYSRYTSILDLDNKTLRCPLYRGTLVPRLADHRTQIKRGSTYYLHVQSMFTQLCSKAFLYTFCHHLHLPTHDKETEQLLASRQASFLKLNLGLVNEDVRVVQYLAELLKLHYVQESPGTRHPMLRCDYVPSFLYKI comes from the exons ATGATCAGCGCCCCTGACGTAGTGGCCTTCACCAAAGAGGACGAGTACGAGGAAGAGCCTAACAATGAGCCGGCCTTGCCCGAGGAGTATTCCGTGCCGCTCTTTCCCTTTGCCAGCCAGGGTGCCAACCCATGGTCCAAACTGTCTGGGGCCAAATTCTCCAGGGACTTCATTCTTATTTCCGAATTCTCCGAGCAGGTGGGACCCCAACCCTTACTGACCATCCCCAATGACACCAAAGTTTTTGGCACTTTTGATCTCAATTACTTCTCTCTGCGTATCATGTCTGTGGATTATCAGGCTTCCTTCGTGGGCCATCCTCCTGGTTCTGCATACCCGAAGCTGAACTTCGTGGAGGACTCCAAGGTGGTGCTGGGAGACTCCAAGGAGGGAGCCTTTGCATACGTGCACCACCTTACTTTGTACGACCTGGAAGCCCGTGGCTTCGTGAGGCCCTTTTGCATGGCTTATATCTCCGCGGACCAGCATAAAATCATGCAGCAGTTCCAGGAGCTTTCGGCTGAATTTTCCAAAGCTTCTGAGTGCTTGAAGACTGGCAACAGGAAGGCATTTGCTGGGGAACTTGAAAAAAAGCTGAAAGACCTGGATTACACCAGGACAGTGCTGCACACAGAAACAGAGATCCAGAAGAAAGCCAACGACAAAGGCTTTTACTCATCTCAGGCAATTGAGAAAGCCAATGAACTGGCCAGTGTGGAGAAGTCCATTATTGAACATCAAGACCTGCTGAAGCAGATCCGCTCATATCCTCATCGGAAGTTGAAGGGGTCTGATTTGTGTTCTCGTGAGGTAGTGCACACCCAGGATCAGGCTGACCAGGCATCCACTACCTCTAACCCTGATGAATCTGCTAACACAGACCTTTACACCTGCAGACCAGCCTACACGCCAAAACTCATCAAAGCAAAGTCCACCAAGTGTTTTGACAAGAAGTTGAAGACCTTGGAGGAGCTCTGTGACACTGAGTATTTCACCCAGACCCTGGCTCAGCTCAGTCACATCGAGCACATGTTCAGAGGAGACCTGTGCTACCTCCTGACCAGTCAGATTGACAGAGCACTTCTAAAACAACAGCACATTACAAACTTCCTCTTTGAAGACTTTGTGGAGGTTGATGACAGGATGGTGGAGAAACGAGAGAGCATACCCTCTAAGCCCAGTCAAGACAGGCCGCTTTCCATGTCTCCTGAAGAATGCCCAATTCCTAAAGTGTTAATTAGTGTTGGTTCTTACAAGTCCAGTGTGGAGTCTGTGCTGATTAAGATGGAGCAGGAACTTGGGGATGAGGAGTACAAGGAAGTGGAAGTGACAGAATTGAGCAGTTGTGACCCCCAGGAAAATGTGGACTACCTGGATATGGATATGAAAGGGAGTATCAGCAGCGGTGAAAGCATCGAGGTTCTGGGCACGGAGAAATCCACCTCTGTGCTGTCTAAGTCCGACAGCCAGGCCAGCCTCACAGTACCATTGAGCCCCCAGGTAGTCCGGAGCAAAGCAGTCAGCCACAGGACCATCAGCGAGGACAGTATTGAAGTCCTCAGCACCTGCCCCTCGGAGGCCCTCATCCCTGATGACTTTAAGGCCAGCTACCCAAGTGCCATTAACGAAGAATCATATGCAGATGATAATGAGGGGGTCATCAACTTCCGGGCAAACATCAGTCCTCCAGAGCTGGGTGAGGCAGAGGAAGGCAGCTTAGAAAACACCCCATCACAAATAGACTCCTCCTGCTGTATTGGGAAGGAGAGTGATGGTCAGCTGGTGCCTCTCTCTACTCCAGCCCACGCACTCTCTGATGAGGATGGAGTGGTAAGCATTCCCCCACAGCGCCACAGGCAGAAGGACCAGGGGTTCCATGTGGACTTTTCAGTGGAAAACACCAGCCCTTCTTCCCGAGACAACAGTTGCGAGGGGTTCCCTGCTTATGAACTGGACCCAAGCCATCTGCTGGCTAGCCGGGATGTCAgcaagactagcctggacaactaCTCAGACACCACCAGCCACATGAGCAGTGTAGCCTCCACCAGCTCGGACAGGatcccctcctctgcccatcCTGCTGGCCTGTCTTCTGAAAGGCATAAAAAGAGGGCTGGCCAGAACGCCTTAAGATTCATCCGCCAGTACCCCTTTGCCCACCCAGCCATCTACTCCCTGCTCAGTGGGAGGACACTTGTGGTCCTGGGAGAAGACGAGGCCATAGTCAGGAAGCTCGTGACGGCGCTGTCCATCTTTGTCCCTAACTACGGCTGCTACGCCAAGCCCGTGAAGCACTGGGCCTCCCCACCTTTGCACATTATGGATTTTCAGAAGTGGAAGCTTATTGGCCTACAGAG AGTGGCCTCCCCCGCTGGTGCCGGCACCCTCCACGCCTTGAGCCGCTACAGCCGCTACACTAGCATCCTGGACCTGGACAACAAGACCCTGCGCTGCCCGCTCTACAGAGGCACCCTGGTGCCCCGCCTGGCCGACCACCGCACCCAGATCAAGCGGGGCAGCACCTACTACCTGCACGTCCAGAGCATGTTCACCCAGCTCTGCTCCAAGGCCTTCCTCTATACCTTCTGCCACCACCTGCACCTGCCCACCCATGACAAGGAGACTGAGCAGTTGCTGGCCAGCCGCCAGGCAAGCTTCCTGAAGCTGAACCTGGGTCTGGTGAATGAGGACGTCAGGGTGGTCCAGTACCTGGCCGAGCTGCTGAAGCTGCACTACGTGCAGGAGTCTCCCGGGACCAGGCACCCCATGCTCAGGTGTGACTACGTCCCCAGCTTTTTGTACAAAATCTGA